Proteins encoded together in one Falco biarmicus isolate bFalBia1 chromosome 4, bFalBia1.pri, whole genome shotgun sequence window:
- the LOC130148422 gene encoding C-C chemokine receptor type 2-like produces the protein MENHTTDLADWSLTTEFDYGDSAPCMGTEEKHFAANLLPPLYSLVVIFGLIGNMLVVLILVKYKRLKSMTDIYLLNLAISDLLFVFSLPFWAYYAVHDWIFGEALCRILSGVYLLGFYSGIFFIILLTLDRYLAIVHAVFALKARTVTYGILTSVVTWAVAIFASVPGIVFHKTQKENSRYTCSAHYPSDATINWKYSFTLNMNILGLIVPMLIMIFSYSQILKTLLQCRNEKKQKAVRLIFVIMVFYFIFWTPFHISSFLHTFQSSLFVPNCEIKGELEKAIQVTETISMIHCCINPVIYAFVGEKFRKYLYAFFRKHVAAHLCKKCPTLYREKLERVSSTFTPSTAEHDISTGL, from the coding sequence ATGGAAAACCATACCACAGACTTAGCCGACTGGTCACTGACAACAGAATTTGACTACGGTGATTCAGCACCATGCATGGGAACGGAGGAAAAGCACTTTGCAGCAAACCTTTTGCCACCGCTTTATTCTTTAGTGGTGATATTTGGCCTCATAGGCAACATGCTTGTTGTCCTTATCCTGGTAAAATACAAGAGACTGAAGAGCATGACTGACATCTACCTGCTTAATTTGGCAATATCTGATttgctgtttgtattttctctccctttttggGCTTATTACGCTGTTCATGACTGGATTTTTGGGGAGGCGCTGTGCAGAATTCTCTCAGGCGTCTACCTCCTTGGCTTCTACAGCGGCATCTTTTTCATAATCCTGTTGACCCTAGACAGGTACCTGGCCATAGTGCATGCAGTGTTTGCCTTAAAAGCTAGGACAGTTACCTATGGCATCCTCACTAGTGTTGTCACTTGGGCTGTTGCTATTTTTGCTTCTGTCCCTGGGATAGTATTTCACAAAactcaaaaggaaaattcacGTTATACCTGCAGTGCTCATTATCCAAGTGATGCCACGATAAATTGGAAGTACTCCTTTACTTTAAACATGAACATTCTGGGACTTATTGTTCCTATGTTAATTATGATTTTCAGTTACTCACAAATTCTAAAAACATTACTGCAATGTAGgaatgagaaaaagcagaaggcagTGAGACTTATTTTCGTGATCATggttttttactttatcttCTGGACACCATtccatatttcttcttttttgcatACATTTCAAAGTTCACTTTTTGTCCCAAACTGTGAAATCAAAGGTGAACTGGAGAAAGCAATCCAAGTGACAGAAACAATATCAATGATCCACTGTTGTATCAATCCTGTGATTTATGCTTTTGTTGGAGAAAAATTTAGGAAGTATCTTTACGcctttttcagaaagcatgtTGCAGCCCATCTCTGCAAAAAATGTCCAACTCTTTATCGCGAAAAATTAGAAAGAGTTAGTTCCACATTCACACCATCCACTGCAGAGCATGACATCTCTACTGGACTgtaa